Proteins encoded by one window of Halobaculum halobium:
- a CDS encoding translation initiation factor IF-2 subunit beta → MEYDDMLDRAIEETPDIDERGSRFEVPDPAVRPEGNVTVVENFQELVDTLDREESALLKFLQDELGTAARIDESGRARLTGDFKQGRVADAVAGYTEGYVICSECGLPDTRIVEQGGTDVLKCDACGAITSLGE, encoded by the coding sequence ATGGAGTACGACGACATGCTCGACCGCGCGATCGAGGAGACGCCCGACATCGACGAGCGCGGTTCGCGGTTCGAGGTCCCCGACCCGGCTGTTCGCCCGGAGGGGAACGTCACCGTCGTCGAGAACTTCCAGGAGCTCGTAGACACGCTGGACCGCGAGGAGTCGGCGCTGTTGAAGTTCCTGCAAGACGAACTCGGGACGGCGGCGCGCATCGACGAATCCGGGCGCGCGCGACTCACCGGCGACTTCAAACAGGGTCGCGTCGCCGACGCCGTGGCGGGGTACACGGAGGGGTACGTGATCTGCTCGGAGTGCGGCCTCCCCGACACGCGTATCGTCGAACAGGGCGGCACAGACGTGCTCAAGTGCGACGCCTGCGGCGCGATCACCAGCCTCGGGGAGTAA
- a CDS encoding UPF0058 family protein, translating to MKKQELIHLHGLLSEVRSEYEEWGTDVDLTEYKDLGVKPTSIHRSKTDHKAAVFKLASGITSSAEETTEPVAPRAD from the coding sequence ATGAAAAAGCAGGAGCTCATTCACCTGCACGGCCTTCTTAGCGAGGTACGCAGCGAGTACGAAGAGTGGGGCACAGATGTCGACCTGACCGAATACAAAGACCTCGGCGTCAAACCGACGTCGATTCACCGATCCAAGACGGATCACAAGGCTGCCGTGTTCAAGCTGGCGTCCGGGATCACGTCCTCCGCCGAGGAGACGACCGAGCCCGTCGCGCCTCGCGCTGACTGA
- a CDS encoding DUF555 domain-containing protein — protein MDCRVVVEAAVPVYDVETTDEAVRIAISKTGKMLNPDLNYVEISMGSRTSPDGEQLPPAFVAADEALVALELEMSVFNVEREEHAARIARKEIGQRLHEIPLTVLRVEPLEDGDDAGTRGSDRTDEDDATSDDHGEERAPVESTDGDANAGDDLLPEFEEMVEDER, from the coding sequence ATGGACTGTAGGGTCGTCGTCGAGGCCGCGGTGCCGGTGTACGACGTCGAGACGACCGACGAGGCGGTCCGCATCGCGATCTCGAAAACGGGGAAGATGCTCAACCCCGATCTCAACTACGTCGAGATCTCGATGGGCTCGCGGACCTCGCCGGACGGCGAACAGCTCCCGCCGGCGTTCGTGGCGGCCGACGAGGCGCTGGTCGCGCTCGAGTTGGAGATGTCCGTGTTCAACGTGGAACGCGAAGAACACGCGGCGCGGATCGCGCGCAAGGAGATCGGCCAACGGCTCCACGAGATCCCGCTCACGGTCCTGCGCGTCGAACCGCTGGAGGACGGTGACGACGCGGGAACCCGCGGGAGCGACCGGACTGACGAAGACGACGCCACGAGCGACGACCACGGGGAGGAGCGCGCTCCCGTCGAGTCGACTGACGGCGATGCGAACGCGGGCGACGACCTGCTCCCGGAGTTCGAGGAGATGGTCGAAGACGAACGGTGA
- a CDS encoding DNA-3-methyladenine glycosylase family protein: protein MESGAIPLESVGPFDLQATVESGQTYLWDRADGNMYESMSAHGGDHWYETVVPPIEGVSDERAVVRVRQIEGRLEWESTTDAVPLLTHLLRLDDDLDAILDATPDLPLLTRAYEEYRGMRLVRDPPFACLISFICSAQMRVSRIHGMQMDLAESFGDEVAFDGRTLHSFPTPEQLAARTEEELRDRSLGYRAPYVQRTAGMVTDREADPAAASGMAYEDAREYLTRFVGVGDKVADCVLLFSLDFLEAVPLDTWIQTAIADYFPECDAGGYAETSRAIRERFGGEYAGYAQTYVFYYLRAGGE, encoded by the coding sequence ATGGAATCCGGTGCGATCCCCCTCGAGTCGGTCGGGCCGTTCGACCTACAGGCGACCGTCGAGAGCGGCCAGACGTACCTGTGGGACCGCGCAGACGGGAACATGTACGAGTCGATGTCGGCCCACGGCGGCGACCACTGGTACGAAACGGTCGTTCCGCCGATCGAGGGCGTGAGCGACGAGCGCGCGGTCGTCCGCGTCCGTCAGATCGAGGGGCGGTTGGAGTGGGAGTCGACGACCGACGCCGTCCCCCTCCTCACCCACCTTCTGCGACTGGACGACGACCTCGACGCGATCCTCGACGCGACGCCGGACCTCCCCCTCTTGACCAGAGCCTACGAGGAGTACCGGGGGATGCGCCTCGTCCGTGACCCGCCGTTCGCGTGTCTGATATCGTTCATCTGTTCGGCGCAGATGCGCGTGAGCCGGATCCACGGGATGCAGATGGACCTGGCCGAGTCGTTCGGCGACGAGGTCGCGTTCGACGGTCGGACGCTCCATTCGTTTCCGACCCCAGAGCAGCTGGCCGCGCGGACGGAGGAGGAACTGCGTGACCGCTCACTGGGCTACCGTGCGCCCTACGTGCAGCGCACCGCCGGGATGGTCACCGACCGCGAGGCCGACCCCGCTGCGGCGAGCGGGATGGCATACGAGGACGCTCGCGAGTACTTGACTCGCTTCGTCGGCGTCGGCGACAAGGTTGCCGACTGCGTCCTCCTGTTCTCGCTGGACTTCCTCGAAGCGGTGCCGCTGGACACGTGGATCCAGACGGCCATCGCCGACTACTTCCCCGAGTGTGACGCCGGCGGCTACGCAGAGACGAGCCGGGCGATCCGCGAGCGCTTCGGCGGCGAGTACGCGGGCTATGCGCAGACGTACGTCTTTTATTACCTGCGAGCCGGCGGGGAGTGA
- a CDS encoding ornithine cyclodeaminase family protein, which produces MTETLFLTSEEISGLADPAEYVDAVRDAYRQIGEGAPAEPRTKLVNAEPPGFLTTYAAVLPETGAMGGYTYSAGFGARDAWFMTPLFDAESGEPLALLDGASMNPHKTGAAGAVGVDALARADATSVAVVGSGAQARGQLRATATVRDVETVWVYSPTKEHREAFAGDMNTRLDASVAAVASAAAAIEDADVVITATNAGEPVFDGATLEPGAHVTAMGQYNADKRELDHETIGRATYVPDLRARALQDAGSFLSALEAGVVDEDHIHAELGEVVAGVEPGRTSDDEITVFDSGGTGIETAASAYLLYEKAVDAGLGETIEFAPASEALTGE; this is translated from the coding sequence ATGACCGAGACGCTGTTCCTGACGAGCGAGGAGATCTCCGGGCTGGCCGACCCCGCGGAGTACGTCGACGCGGTTCGGGACGCGTACCGCCAGATCGGCGAGGGCGCGCCCGCCGAGCCGCGGACGAAGCTCGTAAACGCCGAGCCGCCGGGGTTCCTCACGACCTACGCTGCGGTCCTCCCGGAGACGGGGGCGATGGGAGGGTACACCTACTCCGCGGGGTTCGGTGCGCGCGACGCGTGGTTCATGACGCCGCTGTTCGACGCAGAGTCGGGCGAGCCGCTCGCCCTGCTGGACGGCGCCTCGATGAACCCCCACAAGACGGGCGCGGCCGGCGCCGTCGGCGTCGACGCGCTGGCCCGAGCGGACGCGACCTCCGTCGCGGTGGTCGGCTCCGGCGCGCAAGCGCGCGGGCAACTGCGCGCGACGGCGACCGTCCGCGACGTGGAGACCGTGTGGGTGTACTCGCCGACGAAAGAACACCGCGAGGCGTTCGCAGGCGACATGAACACCCGCCTCGACGCATCGGTCGCCGCCGTCGCGAGCGCGGCCGCCGCCATCGAGGACGCCGACGTGGTGATCACCGCGACGAACGCCGGCGAGCCGGTGTTCGACGGGGCGACGCTGGAGCCGGGGGCCCACGTCACCGCGATGGGCCAGTACAACGCCGACAAGCGTGAACTCGACCACGAGACGATCGGGCGGGCGACGTACGTTCCCGACCTCCGCGCCCGGGCGCTCCAAGACGCCGGCTCGTTCCTCTCGGCGCTGGAGGCCGGCGTCGTCGACGAGGACCACATTCACGCGGAACTCGGTGAGGTCGTCGCCGGCGTGGAACCGGGCCGCACGAGCGACGACGAGATCACCGTCTTCGACTCCGGCGGCACCGGGATCGAGACGGCCGCGTCCGCGTACCTGCTGTACGAGAAGGCCGTCGACGCCGGACTCGGGGAGACGATCGAGTTCGCACCGGCGAGCGAGGCGCTGACCGGAGAGTAG
- a CDS encoding MFS transporter translates to MFLAGVGVGVFVRDRPADPDDRPEGADSGTDTDSLREVLAGARRVLGDLDTWLMGVTLFLIFGLNFTVVGLWGVPYIVHLYDVSVATAASAVLAANIGFAVGSPAFGALSDRTGRRTEVIVGSCLAFVVAYGVVFLTVTPPLFVVALALFVGMGITGGASVAYTVAKERHADDSGAATGTVNGMAYLGAAVFPAVLGAALDAYWTGRVVDGARAYSAAGYRVAFGIVVLGGVIATLCAMALHVRVARREKRSPGAPGATSASGGD, encoded by the coding sequence GTGTTCCTCGCCGGGGTCGGCGTCGGCGTGTTCGTCCGCGACCGGCCGGCGGATCCGGACGACCGTCCCGAGGGGGCCGACTCCGGAACGGACACCGACTCGCTTCGGGAGGTGCTGGCGGGCGCGCGGCGCGTCCTCGGCGACCTCGACACCTGGCTCATGGGCGTGACGCTGTTTCTCATCTTCGGGCTCAACTTCACGGTCGTCGGGCTGTGGGGCGTCCCCTACATCGTTCACCTGTACGACGTGTCGGTGGCGACGGCCGCCTCCGCCGTGCTCGCGGCGAACATCGGCTTCGCGGTCGGATCGCCGGCCTTCGGCGCGCTGTCTGACCGCACCGGCCGCCGGACGGAGGTGATCGTCGGGTCGTGTCTCGCGTTCGTGGTCGCTTACGGCGTCGTGTTCCTCACCGTGACGCCGCCGCTGTTCGTCGTCGCGCTGGCGCTGTTCGTCGGGATGGGGATCACCGGTGGCGCGTCCGTGGCCTACACCGTCGCGAAGGAGCGTCACGCCGACGACAGCGGCGCGGCCACGGGGACGGTCAACGGAATGGCGTACCTCGGCGCGGCCGTCTTCCCCGCGGTGCTCGGGGCGGCGCTCGACGCCTATTGGACTGGTCGCGTCGTCGACGGCGCGCGCGCGTACTCAGCGGCGGGCTACCGCGTTGCGTTCGGGATCGTCGTACTCGGCGGTGTGATCGCGACGCTGTGTGCGATGGCGCTCCACGTTCGCGTCGCCAGGCGCGAGAAGCGGTCGCCGGGCGCGCCGGGAGCCACGTCGGCCTCGGGCGGCGACTGA
- a CDS encoding GNAT family N-acetyltransferase — protein MVDAADYGALDPDTDRLAKLERIAVSRDRRGEGWGARAVRAAESRARERGLPEAVLHAQTQAEGFYERLGYAVGDAVGAFEEDGIEHVRMRRRL, from the coding sequence GTGGTCGATGCAGCGGACTACGGCGCGCTCGACCCGGACACGGACCGACTCGCGAAGCTCGAGCGGATCGCCGTTTCCCGCGACCGCCGCGGCGAGGGCTGGGGCGCACGAGCGGTGCGCGCCGCGGAGTCGCGGGCCCGCGAGCGCGGCCTCCCCGAGGCGGTGCTCCACGCGCAGACGCAGGCGGAGGGGTTCTACGAGCGGCTCGGCTACGCCGTTGGCGACGCGGTCGGCGCCTTCGAGGAGGACGGTATCGAGCACGTCAGGATGCGGCGGCGACTGTGA
- a CDS encoding mRNA surveillance protein pelota, which produces MRIDSRGRGEEGRERLTVTPETTDDLWHLSHVLEPGDLVEADTTRRVTRNDDQLRDKGGEREHMRVTIEVEDVEFARFANRLRVGGVIVGCSREDEIGHHHTINVEERSELTVEKHFKPDQIERIEEAEEATGAPDVAIATVEEGAAYVHTVQQYGTEEYASFTKPTGKGEYARPRDELFDELGSALSHLDPEAVILAGPGFTKNDANDYVDEHYRDLSDRVTVVNTSAAGDRGVHEVLKRGAVDEVQRETRIAREAELIDELTGRIAEGSKATYGVNETMEAAEFGAIETLLIVDERLRAERQGEGDWELDVNDLVETAEQKGGDVVVFSEEFAPGQQLKNLGGVAALLRYRLQ; this is translated from the coding sequence ATGCGAATCGACTCGCGCGGCCGCGGCGAGGAGGGGCGCGAGCGCCTGACGGTCACGCCGGAGACCACCGACGACCTGTGGCACCTCTCACACGTCCTCGAACCGGGCGATCTCGTCGAGGCGGACACGACCCGCCGGGTCACCCGCAACGACGACCAACTTCGGGACAAGGGCGGAGAGCGCGAACACATGCGCGTCACCATCGAGGTCGAGGACGTCGAGTTCGCCCGCTTCGCCAATCGGCTGCGCGTCGGCGGCGTCATCGTCGGCTGCTCGCGCGAGGACGAGATCGGTCACCACCACACGATCAACGTCGAGGAGCGCTCGGAGCTCACCGTCGAGAAACACTTCAAACCCGACCAGATCGAGCGCATCGAAGAGGCCGAGGAGGCCACCGGCGCGCCCGACGTCGCCATCGCCACCGTCGAGGAGGGGGCGGCGTACGTCCACACGGTCCAGCAGTACGGCACCGAGGAGTACGCGAGCTTCACCAAACCCACGGGGAAGGGCGAGTACGCCCGTCCGCGCGACGAGCTGTTCGACGAGTTGGGCTCGGCGCTGTCGCACCTCGACCCAGAGGCGGTCATCCTCGCGGGCCCGGGGTTCACCAAGAACGACGCCAACGACTACGTCGACGAGCACTACCGCGACCTGAGCGACCGGGTCACGGTCGTGAACACCTCCGCGGCGGGCGACCGCGGCGTCCACGAGGTGCTCAAGCGCGGCGCCGTCGACGAAGTGCAACGCGAGACGCGAATCGCCCGCGAGGCGGAACTGATCGACGAACTCACCGGACGGATCGCCGAGGGATCGAAGGCGACCTACGGCGTGAACGAGACGATGGAGGCCGCCGAATTCGGCGCCATCGAGACGCTGCTCATCGTCGACGAGCGCCTCCGCGCGGAACGCCAAGGCGAGGGCGACTGGGAGCTCGACGTGAACGACCTCGTCGAGACGGCCGAACAGAAGGGCGGCGACGTGGTCGTCTTCTCCGAGGAGTTCGCGCCGGGCCAGCAGCTGAAGAACCTCGGCGGCGTCGCCGCGCTCCTCCGGTACCGGCTCCAGTGA
- a CDS encoding DUF4013 domain-containing protein: MLEDALGYPLRTDDRVATLIIGGALIVAGVFVLPAFVLQGYLVRVLRSAANGEREAPSFTDWGELFVDGLKLLVVQVAYGVVIAVPIVAALVSLLLGGITGSDAGIAAFGTVSLLLLLTATLVSILVAYVLPAAMTNFAVAGELGAAFDVEALREATLSGRYLVGVLFGVVLGIVIGSVASPFALILIGVPAVFYGQVVSYYCFGRGFAEATDAASEGDAGGDADAAVEFESDQPRTVR; this comes from the coding sequence ATGTTGGAAGACGCGCTCGGGTATCCCCTGCGAACCGACGACCGCGTCGCCACGCTGATCATCGGCGGCGCGCTGATCGTCGCGGGCGTGTTCGTGCTGCCGGCGTTCGTGTTGCAGGGGTATCTGGTTCGCGTGTTGCGCTCGGCGGCGAACGGGGAACGCGAGGCGCCGTCGTTCACTGACTGGGGGGAGCTGTTCGTCGACGGCCTGAAGCTGCTCGTCGTGCAGGTGGCCTACGGCGTCGTGATCGCGGTCCCGATCGTCGCGGCGCTCGTCTCCCTCTTGCTCGGCGGTATCACGGGAAGCGACGCCGGGATCGCAGCGTTTGGAACCGTCAGTCTCCTGCTCCTGCTGACCGCGACGCTGGTGTCGATCCTCGTCGCGTACGTCCTGCCGGCGGCGATGACCAACTTCGCGGTCGCGGGCGAGTTGGGCGCCGCGTTCGACGTCGAGGCGCTGCGCGAGGCGACCCTCTCCGGGCGGTACCTCGTGGGCGTCCTCTTCGGCGTCGTGCTCGGGATCGTGATCGGCAGCGTCGCGAGTCCCTTCGCGCTGATCCTGATCGGGGTCCCGGCGGTGTTCTACGGGCAAGTCGTCTCCTACTACTGCTTCGGGCGCGGATTCGCCGAGGCGACCGACGCGGCGTCCGAGGGCGACGCGGGCGGGGACGCGGACGCAGCCGTCGAGTTCGAATCGGACCAGCCGCGGACGGTCCGGTGA
- a CDS encoding DUF4013 domain-containing protein → MLREALRYPLGPADARGATAEALATGGGLHLFAALVAPLWPLSVFSLVSWVLLVGYLVRVLGAAGDAADPATRPTFRRPLALLRDGLVGSALSVAVLLVPVAVLLVTVGGAVSGAAGGGPVDPTTPLGYGVTLVGGTVSLLLAVGVAYPLPAILAEYGRADPDAGVRARVGEAVSFGSLRRTVTSGRYFYAWTVGAILLAFGAALTGAGARPIRLVGFFGLFYLEVAAAAAWSRGVGAVGGSGGSRGVGGNR, encoded by the coding sequence GTGCTCCGGGAGGCGCTGCGGTACCCCCTGGGTCCCGCTGACGCCCGCGGCGCGACCGCGGAGGCGCTCGCCACCGGCGGCGGGTTGCATCTCTTCGCCGCGCTCGTCGCGCCCCTGTGGCCGCTCAGCGTGTTCTCGCTGGTGTCGTGGGTGTTGCTCGTCGGCTATCTCGTCCGGGTGCTCGGCGCGGCCGGCGACGCCGCTGACCCCGCCACGCGCCCGACCTTTCGGCGGCCGTTGGCCCTCCTTCGAGACGGACTCGTCGGGAGCGCACTCTCGGTCGCCGTGTTGCTCGTTCCCGTCGCCGTGCTGCTCGTCACTGTCGGCGGCGCCGTCTCGGGAGCGGCCGGGGGCGGCCCCGTGGACCCGACGACGCCGCTGGGCTACGGCGTGACGCTCGTCGGCGGAACCGTGAGCCTGCTGCTCGCGGTCGGTGTCGCGTACCCGCTGCCGGCGATCCTCGCCGAGTACGGCCGCGCGGACCCGGACGCCGGGGTTCGCGCGCGCGTCGGCGAGGCGGTCTCGTTCGGGTCGCTTCGCCGGACGGTCACCTCCGGGCGGTACTTCTACGCGTGGACAGTCGGGGCGATACTGCTTGCGTTCGGGGCGGCGCTGACCGGCGCCGGCGCCAGGCCCATCCGACTCGTCGGCTTCTTCGGGCTGTTCTACCTGGAGGTCGCCGCCGCCGCCGCGTGGAGTCGTGGAGTCGGCGCCGTCGGCGGAAGCGGCGGGAGTCGTGGGGTCGGTGGAAACCGTTAA
- the rqcH gene encoding ribosome rescue protein RqcH, with protein sequence MDPKTEMTSVDLAALAGELSRYEGAKVDKVYLYGDDLVRFKLRDYDRGRVELLVETGDVKRCHIADPANVPDAPGRPPEFAKTLRSRLAGGELAGVEQYEFDRILSFDFERPDENTCVVAELFGEGNVAVLDETGEVQRSLETVRLKSRTVAPGSQYEYPQSRINPFDVRYEVLEARMEDSDTDVVRTLATQLNMGGLYAEEFCTRAGVEKTLDIADAGEEQYRAVYDAIQRMGERLRSGDLDPRVYLEDDAVVDVTPFPLEEREGRESEAYDDFNAALDAYFHRLDLTEDEEVDDSPDFEAEIAKKQRIIDQQEGAIDDFDERAAAEREKAEAVYAHYDLVADVLSTIQAAREAGRGWEEIDETFLEGADRGIPEAEAVRGVDGSEGTVAVDLDGTVVTLRADTGPEKNADRLYKEAKRIEEKKEGALAAIENTREELAAVKERKAEWKAADGDPEAEADAEEETDEQQDVDWLSRPSIPVRQRDNWYDRFRWFETSDDFLVIGGRNADQNEELVKNYMEGRDLFCHAQAHGGPVTIIKATDPSEAARDVTIPEQSRREAAQFAVSYSSVWKDGRGAGDAYVVTPDQVSKTPESGEYIEKGGFVIRGERDYYRDMPAEVAVGVQVEPETRVVGGPPSAVEARAETTIRLTPGRFAQNDAAMKCYRLLKDRFADQGFVRKVASADRVQEFLPPGESDVHEA encoded by the coding sequence ATGGACCCGAAAACCGAAATGACGAGCGTCGACCTCGCGGCCCTCGCCGGGGAGCTCTCCCGGTACGAGGGGGCGAAGGTGGACAAGGTCTACCTCTACGGCGACGACCTCGTCCGCTTCAAGCTCCGCGACTACGACCGCGGGCGGGTCGAGCTCCTCGTCGAGACGGGGGATGTGAAACGGTGTCACATCGCCGATCCCGCGAACGTCCCCGACGCGCCCGGCCGTCCGCCGGAGTTCGCGAAGACGCTCCGCTCGCGGCTTGCGGGCGGCGAACTCGCCGGCGTCGAGCAGTACGAGTTCGATCGTATCCTCTCGTTCGACTTCGAGCGCCCCGACGAGAACACGTGCGTCGTGGCCGAGCTGTTCGGCGAGGGCAACGTCGCCGTGCTCGACGAGACCGGGGAGGTACAACGCAGCCTCGAAACCGTCCGCTTGAAGTCGCGCACGGTCGCGCCGGGCAGCCAGTACGAGTACCCGCAGTCGCGGATCAACCCCTTCGACGTGCGCTACGAGGTGCTCGAGGCCCGGATGGAGGACTCCGACACCGATGTGGTGCGCACGCTCGCGACCCAGCTCAACATGGGCGGCCTCTACGCCGAGGAGTTCTGCACCCGCGCTGGCGTCGAGAAGACGCTCGACATCGCCGACGCCGGCGAGGAGCAGTACCGGGCGGTATACGACGCGATCCAGCGGATGGGCGAGCGCCTCCGCTCCGGGGATCTCGACCCCCGCGTCTACCTGGAGGACGACGCCGTCGTCGACGTGACGCCGTTCCCTCTCGAGGAGCGCGAGGGGAGGGAGTCGGAGGCGTACGACGACTTCAACGCCGCGCTGGACGCGTACTTCCACCGGCTCGATCTCACCGAGGACGAGGAGGTCGACGACTCCCCCGACTTCGAGGCGGAGATCGCGAAGAAGCAACGCATCATCGACCAGCAGGAGGGCGCGATCGACGACTTCGACGAGCGGGCGGCCGCCGAGCGCGAGAAGGCCGAGGCCGTGTACGCCCACTACGACCTCGTCGCCGACGTGCTCTCGACGATCCAGGCCGCCCGCGAGGCGGGACGGGGCTGGGAGGAGATCGACGAGACGTTCCTCGAGGGCGCCGACCGCGGGATCCCCGAAGCCGAGGCGGTCCGCGGCGTCGACGGCTCCGAGGGAACCGTCGCCGTCGACCTCGACGGGACGGTCGTCACCCTGCGGGCCGACACCGGACCCGAAAAGAACGCCGACCGGCTGTACAAGGAGGCCAAGCGCATCGAGGAGAAGAAGGAGGGCGCGCTCGCGGCCATCGAGAACACCCGCGAGGAGCTTGCAGCGGTCAAGGAGCGAAAGGCCGAATGGAAGGCCGCCGACGGCGACCCCGAGGCCGAGGCGGACGCCGAGGAGGAGACCGACGAACAGCAGGACGTCGACTGGCTCTCGCGACCGTCGATCCCGGTACGGCAGCGGGACAACTGGTACGACCGATTCCGCTGGTTCGAGACGAGCGACGACTTCCTCGTGATCGGCGGGCGCAACGCCGACCAGAACGAGGAACTCGTCAAGAACTACATGGAGGGCCGAGACCTGTTCTGTCACGCGCAGGCCCACGGCGGTCCGGTCACCATCATCAAGGCCACCGATCCCTCGGAGGCCGCCCGAGACGTGACCATCCCCGAGCAGTCCCGACGGGAGGCCGCGCAGTTCGCCGTCTCCTACTCGTCCGTCTGGAAGGACGGCCGCGGCGCCGGCGACGCGTACGTCGTCACGCCCGACCAGGTGTCGAAGACGCCCGAGTCGGGAGAGTACATCGAGAAGGGCGGGTTCGTCATCCGCGGCGAGCGCGACTACTACCGCGACATGCCCGCCGAGGTCGCCGTCGGCGTTCAGGTGGAGCCGGAGACGCGGGTCGTCGGCGGCCCGCCGAGCGCGGTCGAAGCGCGCGCGGAGACGACGATTCGCCTCACGCCGGGCCGGTTCGCCCAGAACGACGCGGCGATGAAGTGCTACCGCCTCCTCAAGGACCGGTTCGCAGACCAGGGGTTCGTCCGCAAGGTCGCCTCCGCCGACCGGGTTCAAGAGTTCCTCCCGCCGGGCGAGAGCGACGTACACGAGGCGTAA
- a CDS encoding MFS transporter, whose product MTSEQPRSRVNRNDRSIVGLTMLAHGMVHTYELSIPIFIPIWLAQFDVVALGPVEVAVTSATLGLLVTVGYGLFGLGALPGGVLVDRVGSRRLITACLVGMAAAFVLLGAAPGLVAITLAMVVWGVSASVYHPAGLALLSKGVEERGTGFAYHGIAGNLGIGLGPLVTTLLLLFLDWQTVAAILAAPALLAALYAVRASFDETAAVEAATDGGDDAAGGDSKADAGVDSLSEFITESRVLFTGSFALVFLVVMMSGLYYRGVLTFMPELLDDLPGFAPVVVGSLLPGGLTDVLGDLASREVSPANYVYSGLLMIGVVGQYVGGKLTDRIPVERGIALSFGLLGVLALLFLPVANLGFGPFLVFGAVLGATLFVVQPFYQATVAEYTPAGTRGLSYGYTYLGVFGVGALGGAVAGTVLTYANPPTLFAVLAGIAFVASATGLILSRR is encoded by the coding sequence ATGACGTCGGAGCAGCCTCGTTCGCGTGTGAACCGGAACGACAGATCCATCGTCGGGCTCACGATGCTGGCCCACGGGATGGTCCACACCTACGAGCTGTCGATCCCGATCTTCATCCCCATCTGGCTGGCGCAGTTCGACGTGGTCGCGCTGGGCCCGGTCGAGGTCGCGGTCACCTCCGCGACGCTCGGCCTGCTGGTGACGGTCGGGTACGGCCTCTTCGGCCTGGGAGCGCTCCCGGGCGGCGTGCTCGTCGACCGCGTGGGATCGAGACGTCTCATCACCGCCTGCCTCGTCGGGATGGCGGCCGCCTTCGTTTTACTCGGGGCCGCGCCCGGACTCGTGGCGATCACCCTCGCCATGGTCGTGTGGGGCGTCTCCGCGTCCGTGTACCACCCCGCCGGGCTCGCCCTGCTCTCGAAGGGGGTCGAGGAACGCGGAACCGGCTTCGCGTACCACGGTATCGCTGGCAACCTCGGTATCGGCCTCGGGCCGCTGGTGACGACGCTCCTGCTGCTGTTCCTCGACTGGCAGACGGTCGCGGCGATCCTCGCGGCACCCGCGCTGCTTGCGGCGCTGTACGCCGTCCGCGCGAGCTTCGACGAGACGGCGGCCGTCGAGGCCGCGACCGACGGCGGCGACGACGCTGCCGGAGGCGACTCGAAGGCCGACGCGGGCGTCGACTCGCTCTCGGAGTTCATCACCGAGTCGCGGGTGCTGTTCACGGGGAGCTTCGCGCTCGTGTTCCTCGTCGTGATGATGTCCGGGCTGTACTACCGCGGCGTGCTCACGTTCATGCCTGAGCTTCTCGATGATCTCCCGGGCTTCGCGCCGGTCGTCGTCGGCTCGCTGCTGCCGGGCGGCCTCACGGACGTCCTCGGTGACCTCGCGTCGCGTGAGGTGTCGCCCGCGAACTACGTCTACTCCGGCCTGTTGATGATCGGCGTCGTCGGCCAGTACGTCGGCGGGAAGCTCACCGACCGGATCCCCGTCGAGCGCGGCATCGCGCTCAGCTTCGGGCTGCTGGGCGTGCTCGCGTTACTGTTCCTCCCGGTCGCGAACCTCGGATTCGGTCCGTTCCTCGTCTTCGGCGCGGTACTGGGCGCCACGCTGTTCGTCGTGCAGCCGTTCTACCAGGCGACGGTCGCCGAATACACGCCCGCCGGGACGCGCGGGCTCTCGTACGGCTACACCTATCTGGGCGTCTTCGGCGTCGGTGCGCTCGGCGGTGCCGTCGCCGGAACCGTCCTGACGTACGCGAACCCGCCGACGCTGTTCGCGGTGCTCGCGGGCATCGCCTTCGTCGCGTCGGCGACGGGGCTGATCCTGTCGCGTCGGTAG
- a CDS encoding DUF5785 family protein: protein MSAHDWPHDPDGEQGSEGRRKYGHAVLVKKVDEEEDFPLRAGDYREEFSDHPVRLDADTVVSVEDIFQHIDDDTEFEDIVAFHKAVGKTMRDNDYWTYEGADAFTRTRG from the coding sequence ATGAGTGCGCACGACTGGCCCCACGACCCCGACGGCGAACAGGGCAGCGAGGGGCGCCGAAAGTACGGACACGCGGTGCTGGTGAAGAAGGTCGACGAGGAGGAGGACTTCCCGCTTCGCGCGGGGGACTACCGCGAGGAGTTCAGCGACCACCCCGTCCGGCTCGATGCGGACACCGTCGTCTCGGTCGAGGACATTTTCCAGCACATCGACGACGACACCGAGTTCGAGGACATCGTCGCCTTCCACAAGGCCGTCGGCAAGACGATGCGCGACAACGACTACTGGACCTACGAGGGCGCTGACGCGTTCACCCGCACGCGCGGGTGA